The Fimbriimonadia bacterium genome window below encodes:
- a CDS encoding site-specific DNA-methyltransferase, translated as MTLDAVIQGDCVEEMARLPDACADCIFADPPYNLQLRQELWRPNMTKVDAVDDAWDRFGSFAEYDEFSKAWLGECRRLLKPTGTIWVIGTYHNIFRIGTIMQDLGYWILNDVIWIKTNPMPNFRGVRFTNAHETLIWACRQNGAKYTFNHHAMRGLNDDLQMRSDWVLPICSGRERIKVGGSKAHSTQKPEALLYRVILASTNPGDLVLDPFFGSGTTGVVAKKLHRHYLGIERDAGYVMIAKERLETTPVGLSIPKVFDVSDRKRLAPRVAFGSLIEAGLLSPGQQLFFRRDRKLAATVRADGKLMMNGSVGSIHQVGRELSNGSPCNGWEHWYFEDDDGDLVGIDVLRQRLLAATDGARPCGV; from the coding sequence ATGACTCTAGATGCAGTGATTCAGGGCGATTGCGTCGAGGAGATGGCACGTCTGCCGGACGCATGCGCTGACTGCATCTTCGCTGACCCGCCGTACAACTTGCAACTGAGGCAAGAGCTTTGGCGCCCCAACATGACCAAGGTGGACGCAGTAGACGATGCATGGGACCGCTTCGGCAGCTTCGCCGAGTACGACGAATTCTCGAAGGCGTGGCTGGGCGAGTGCAGACGTCTACTAAAGCCGACGGGGACCATCTGGGTGATCGGCACCTATCATAACATCTTCCGGATAGGAACCATCATGCAAGACCTCGGCTACTGGATCTTGAACGACGTGATCTGGATCAAGACCAACCCAATGCCTAACTTCCGTGGTGTCCGCTTCACCAACGCACACGAGACACTGATATGGGCGTGCCGTCAGAACGGTGCTAAGTACACGTTCAACCATCATGCCATGCGTGGGCTGAACGACGACCTGCAGATGCGCAGTGACTGGGTCCTGCCTATTTGCAGTGGACGAGAGCGGATCAAGGTAGGGGGTAGCAAGGCGCACTCGACACAAAAGCCCGAGGCCCTGCTCTATCGTGTGATTCTGGCAAGCACCAATCCCGGAGACCTCGTGCTGGACCCCTTCTTCGGTTCTGGAACGACCGGCGTGGTGGCGAAGAAGCTACACAGGCACTACCTTGGGATCGAGCGCGATGCGGGATATGTGATGATCGCGAAGGAGCGCCTGGAAACCACACCGGTCGGGTTGTCCATTCCCAAGGTGTTCGACGTTTCCGACCGGAAACGCCTTGCACCTCGGGTCGCGTTCGGCTCGTTGATAGAGGCCGGTTTGCTGTCGCCAGGACAACAGCTGTTCTTCCGGAGAGACCGGAAGCTGGCTGCTACCGTTCGTGCCGACGGCAAGCTAATGATGAACGGCTCGGTGGGGTCCATTCATCAGGTCGGGCGCGAGCTCTCGAATGGTAGTCCCTGCAACGGCTGGGAGCACTGGTACTTCGAGGACGACGATGGCGACCTGGT